A single genomic interval of bacterium Unc6 harbors:
- a CDS encoding biotin synthase BioB, translating into MPLSEVVHIADNIRRKYSNSKIELCNIMNAKSGICSEDCKFCAQSCHHSTGVSVYPLKSKEEILESARVAKKIGAHRFDIVASGNSLSKQELKNVVDAVCEIKKSIRIDICASLGKLRKDELAILKSAGLSRYHHNIETSERYFKNIVSTHTFQERIDTITAAKSVGLQVCSGGIIGMGEDWEDRISMALTLKKMDVDSVPLNILVPIKGTALQDAAPLSCSDAIRTIAMFRIILKDKIIKIAAGRETILKDFQALGFMSGANGMLIGGYLTLKGRSIEEDLKLVEEIDKIL; encoded by the coding sequence TTGCCTCTATCTGAGGTTGTGCATATTGCAGATAATATCAGAAGAAAATATTCTAATTCAAAGATAGAACTTTGCAATATAATGAATGCCAAGTCAGGTATCTGCAGTGAAGATTGTAAGTTTTGTGCTCAATCCTGCCATCATTCCACGGGTGTTTCTGTATATCCTTTAAAAAGTAAAGAAGAGATTTTAGAGTCTGCAAGGGTAGCAAAAAAAATAGGAGCACATAGATTTGATATTGTCGCAAGCGGCAACAGTCTTTCAAAACAAGAATTGAAAAATGTTGTAGATGCAGTATGTGAGATTAAAAAATCTATCCGTATAGATATATGCGCTTCTCTTGGGAAATTAAGAAAAGATGAACTTGCAATTTTAAAAAGTGCCGGGCTTTCAAGGTATCATCATAATATAGAAACATCAGAAAGATATTTTAAAAATATTGTAAGCACACATACATTTCAGGAAAGGATTGATACAATAACAGCGGCAAAATCCGTTGGATTACAGGTTTGCAGTGGCGGGATAATAGGCATGGGTGAAGATTGGGAAGATAGGATATCAATGGCTCTGACTTTGAAAAAAATGGATGTAGATTCTGTTCCGTTGAATATACTTGTTCCGATAAAGGGCACTGCCTTACAGGATGCGGCTCCTTTGTCCTGTTCTGATGCAATAAGGACGATTGCAATGTTTCGTATAATCTTAAAAGATAAAATAATAAAGATTGCAGCAGGAAGAGAAACCATACTAAAAGATTTTCAAGCCCTGGGATTTATGTCCGGTGCAAATGGTATGCTCATAGGCGGGTATCTTACACTAAAAGGAAGAAGTATTGAAGAGGATTTAAAACTTGTAGAAGAGATTGACAAAATATTATAG
- a CDS encoding lipid-A-disaccharide synthase, whose amino-acid sequence MDKKIFFISGEASGDLLAGFLIKELISLDPSVKIRGIGGERMKSQGMDVILPVEKLGVTGFLEVIGKINLLKFAFNKCIKDFEKEKPDAVVLVDYPGFNLRIAREAKKRNIPVIYFISPQVWAWGIKRIGLIKKYVDLMIVVFRFEEQIYKKHNIPVRFVGHPLLDIVKPEHNRTLFRKINNIPQGTNVVAILPGSRSNEINKILPVFLSSAEIIKKEFQDSIFFIAQSPFLKKDIYQKYLQKHNLPVIISGSTYDILNASDFALVCSGTATLETAIINTPMIVAYKLSFLSFLIAKNLVKIKNIAMVNVVAEKKIVDEYVQGRATQENIARRAIAILKDKEIYTKIKNDLKNVKDMLGQGGACKEAAKEIVDFLNKQVC is encoded by the coding sequence ATGGATAAAAAGATTTTTTTTATCTCCGGCGAGGCATCAGGGGACCTGTTGGCAGGTTTTCTTATAAAAGAATTAATTAGTCTTGACCCATCAGTAAAAATAAGGGGGATCGGCGGGGAAAGAATGAAAAGCCAGGGGATGGATGTTATTCTGCCGGTGGAAAAATTAGGTGTAACAGGTTTTCTTGAAGTTATAGGTAAGATAAATCTTTTGAAGTTCGCTTTTAATAAATGTATAAAAGACTTTGAAAAAGAAAAACCTGATGCCGTTGTTCTTGTTGATTATCCTGGTTTTAATTTAAGAATTGCAAGAGAGGCAAAAAAAAGGAACATTCCGGTAATATATTTTATAAGCCCGCAAGTATGGGCGTGGGGCATAAAAAGAATTGGACTTATAAAAAAATATGTAGACCTTATGATAGTTGTATTCAGATTTGAAGAACAGATATACAAAAAACATAATATCCCTGTAAGATTTGTAGGTCACCCATTGCTTGATATTGTAAAACCAGAACACAACAGAACACTTTTCAGAAAGATAAATAATATTCCGCAAGGTACAAATGTTGTGGCAATACTTCCCGGCTCTCGTTCAAATGAAATCAATAAGATCTTACCTGTATTTCTATCTTCTGCAGAGATCATAAAAAAAGAATTTCAAGATTCTATATTTTTTATTGCCCAATCGCCGTTTCTTAAAAAAGATATATATCAGAAATACTTACAAAAACACAACCTACCGGTAATAATAAGCGGCTCAACATATGACATACTGAATGCATCGGATTTTGCACTTGTTTGTTCAGGCACAGCAACGCTTGAAACAGCAATAATCAACACCCCTATGATTGTGGCATATAAACTGTCTTTTTTAAGTTTTCTTATTGCAAAAAACCTTGTTAAAATAAAAAATATTGCAATGGTGAATGTGGTCGCAGAGAAAAAAATAGTAGATGAGTATGTTCAAGGCCGAGCAACACAAGAAAACATAGCAAGACGGGCTATAGCAATATTAAAAGACAAAGAAATATACACAAAGATTAAAAATGATTTAAAAAATGTGAAAGATATGTTAGGCCAAGGTGGTGCCTGTAAAGAGGCTGCAAAAGAGATTGTAGATTTTCTTAACAAACAGGTATGTTAG
- a CDS encoding ribose 1,5-bisphosphate isomerase, which translates to MVKKALFSAVGEKEITRAIVGEFADEFKEHIESDCLIVGAGPSGLMAGKELAAKKKKVFIVERNNYLGGGFWIGGYLMNKLTVRAPAQKVLKELKIPHKEVIKGLFVADGPYACSKLIAAACDAGVKFANMTVFEDVVVRQDNRVCGAVINWTPVQALPRQITCVDPVGLESKVVLDASGHDAVVIKKLEEREIIKTKGYGAMWVEMSEDLIVEHTGEIHPGLVVSGMAVSTAYGLPRMGPTFGGMLLSGKKAAEVILKLLNEEKK; encoded by the coding sequence ATGGTGAAAAAGGCTTTATTTAGTGCGGTTGGTGAAAAAGAAATCACAAGAGCAATTGTTGGGGAATTTGCAGATGAGTTTAAGGAGCACATAGAAAGCGATTGCCTGATTGTTGGAGCGGGCCCAAGCGGGCTTATGGCTGGAAAAGAACTTGCCGCAAAAAAGAAAAAGGTTTTTATTGTAGAAAGAAACAATTATTTAGGAGGTGGCTTTTGGATAGGTGGGTATCTTATGAACAAACTTACAGTAAGAGCGCCAGCCCAGAAGGTTCTTAAAGAACTTAAAATCCCTCACAAAGAAGTAATTAAAGGGCTTTTTGTTGCAGATGGTCCTTATGCATGTTCAAAATTAATTGCGGCAGCTTGTGATGCGGGTGTAAAGTTTGCAAATATGACTGTGTTTGAAGATGTGGTTGTCAGGCAGGATAACAGGGTGTGTGGTGCAGTTATAAACTGGACACCTGTTCAGGCCTTGCCAAGACAGATTACCTGTGTAGACCCTGTTGGCCTTGAGTCAAAAGTGGTTCTTGATGCAAGCGGACACGATGCAGTTGTTATAAAAAAACTTGAAGAAAGAGAAATAATAAAAACAAAAGGATATGGCGCAATGTGGGTTGAAATGTCAGAAGATCTTATTGTTGAACACACTGGAGAGATTCACCCCGGCCTTGTTGTAAGCGGTATGGCAGTTTCAACAGCCTACGGTCTTCCCAGAATGGGGCCGACATTCGGAGGCATGCTTCTTTCAGGGAAAAAGGCCGCAGAGGTTATATTGAAACTTCTGAATGAAGAAAAAAAGTAA